The genomic interval GTTGACGCAGTCAATAATATCTCCATCTTCACTCTGCAAAATAGCaatattcttatattttgtatttaaatataataattcaaaGTTCACCTAATATAGAAAAAGTcgttgaaataaatatgtagcGGAATAAGATTTTTACGTGTGAAGTTTTAAATCAGGTTTGAGACTTTAGTTTAtgtttaaaagattaatttaatttatatatacaatcAGTATAAAGACTTTTTTTTATTGACCGGGAATCACAACCATTTGATGATCAAAAGTATTTGACTTGTatgataatcaattttaaaagtaatgAACATATTcacaatgtaaaatattttagagtGTCAATTatactaattaaaattttaaaagatttaatatttttaataaattatttttctaacttATACTAATTTTACAATCATTCTTAGTAAAGCtataatacaaaataacaataatttttttttatatgtttttaatttaaaataaaaataattcgtCAAAGTAAATAGACCTAACTTAATGCGGATTTAttaaggtaaaaaaaattaacaactatCATTGTATTACTTTCTCCTTCTTAcgataattataatttttactcatttcatatataaaaaatgactaaaaaaaaaaaagaagaatagaAAGTCTCAACTTCTAGAGACTCCAAGATCACGTTTTAAAAATTCGTATGTGTGGTCTGATTTTTCCGAGTTTGATTTATTGGTCACATTGCATATATTCTAAAGTGGGGAAATTTGtccaaatttattaaaaatgattttttgggTTTTCAAGTAGAATcgttcattttataaaaaacaaagtaGAATCTTTCATTCCACATTATTCAAGAAGTTGACTATAACATTTCTTTTAAAACTCTGAATTTATCTCCTTTCAATTTTGATACAGTCACATTCAATTATTGTtgattttcttaagaaaatagAAGCCAATATTTTTAGAGCACTAGAAGATTTCAAAGTAGGTAAAAATGGGATGGGGGAGTTATGGAATTGCATACCTTAATGGATTTCACTGCAGGCTTATTAAGGAGCTTTAGTTTGGCTTCGATTTCTCTATCAAAATGTGATGATACTTTTGcttcaactttcaattcaaGTATGATACACAATGCAATGAACACCCAAAGCAACAAGATTGCAACATTATATTTCTCCATTCCACCTTGATATAGTTTCTTCTTTACTAAAATGGTAGGCATTCAagataaaacatcaaatatttATACAAGATGCTTGCACAGAAAAAGGGACAATATTAATGAATGTAATTAATGTCTTTTACTCTCTTTTGACAAAaggtattattttttcaaacaatATTAGAGTACAAAAATATCACATAATGGAATTGACATTAACTAAGTTGAAATATCAAAACTACTCCTTTTATTTGCATCACcttaataagtttatttaatagaaaataagtaaatttgaAGGATTAGCCCAGAACCTAAAGAAGTAAAGATGAATAATGCTGTCCCATTAAAAACCTCACTTGAAAAAGGCTAAAACTTAGTGCAATAGACAAACATCATTAGCAATCTAATGGAAAATTAATGAAATCAGACAAAATGTTAAGGTGAAAATCATTTCAAAAGATGGGCGGCAATAATAAAGGTGTTTATAGTGTAAAAATTGAATCGAATTATACCTTCCTAATGGTTTGATTCAGTTTTGGAAAACTACTTCTGAATCAAGTTCAATGAAGTTCTAAATATGTTTGAAACTGATTTATAAGacaactttttaattaaaataaatttcaaactagttttttaggaaatttttttttgaaattcttgcgaaataaatattattttttttagaattttttttttcaaaaatttttttttgattcTTTTTGACTaacttttcaagaaaaaatatttttgaattaagatataaaaaatattttcaaaatatttttttgattatttttcgtaaaaagtcaaaaatattttaggaGAAAATGTGTTTGActtgttttttcaaaaactttCCAAGTTAAAAATggtttaattatgatttttggtttaaattaattttgaaataaagttTGGTGAACTGAATtgttttaaatacatattttaattcatgaatCATTTAATTGGTTAGATTTTTTGTAGTgcaatacaatttatttaattagggGTGTTTTTATCTAAACCAATCCAATACAAATGGTAATAACTCAacagtaaaattaaaaataaataactggAAAATATCgcattttttaaatcaatttaattatcttttgaaTTTCTATAGTAAAAATGAATTCGattcaattcaaattcaaatgtatattttcatatttccaAAAAAGTCTATAACATTTTACCATATATAATAAACTAGTATAAACATTTAAGACGAATAGCTCCAATATTGATTAGAGAAGTAGCACATAAAAAACGAAAATATTGATAGGTGTTATTAATGTCTTTGACTTtcttttgataatttaaaagattgtacaatataataaattacaattatttttaatgataattttagaagtaattatagtaaaaatcaaatatatgtaatatttaatGGTTGTGATCGATTGCcgatgtaaaaattatttatacctacaatatatataaattaaattctttataaaaataatttatactcaAAATACTGGTActttaaattttcaatataattttgatttatttttttaattctatcatataattaaaatacattattcCGTATTATTCctcattttgtatttatgaaaattaaaatatataaatttttaattttttttttaatttgtgcaaaattattaatgtttttgaCTTTCtttactctttcactttctttactcattttgtatttattaatgtttttgACTTTCtttactctttcactttcttttgACAAAAGCTAGTTACACTTTTCTTCCCACAATAACAAGTCACATTTACATAAGAGTTTATTTAAATGTATAATGTGATCTTATAAGTAATTataatgaaaatcaaatatttttaataatttaatgattgTGATTAATTGAcagtataaaaattatttacatcgacaatatatatgaattaaattctttataaaaataatttatactcaAAATACTGCTACTTTAagttttcaatataattttgattttttttcaattctatcctataattaaaatacattattccgaatttattatttatcactttatatttataaaaattaaaatataaaaaattgttaataaggataattgtaaaaattattattccttttttttttatttatcatccttttttaatttgtgcaaaattagagaaatatgataattattttaaaatcaaaaagtatttttttgtATACAAATGTTAACAAGTATCTCTAGTGCATTTTTATTCAACAGAAACATGTGATACACTTctctaaaatctaaaaaatctaaaatgcatttttactttttatacgAGTTTTCTCATGCCTAATGGAGGGAATAATACTCTACTCTATTCTCCAAGTATTTAAAGATGAGAGTTCAAAGACAATAAGGAGGATGTCTCCCGGGCCCACCGAAATAGAGTACAGGGTCTTTtccatattgaacatcattgaGAGCATTGTAACAATATGGTTCTGCAGCATATGTATGTACATATTCTGGGTACTTGAGAGATTTTGAATAATCTTTAATTCTGACATTAGTCATGTAGCATGCAAATCCAAATCGACCATTTGCTTCATCTCCACTACCCATTTGTGTTCCAGTGTGAGGAGGATCTGTTTTCACCGCATAACTAAACACTTGTCCACCCCATTGAACTAATGTCGCACTATGTCTTAAATTACCCAATAATTCTGCTGGCCAATAACCTACCATTATTCTATCCTTCACTCTAAGCCACCAGTTTCCACCATTATCCTAAATCAACACAACAACAgataataaattagtaatatttatttaaatttgtcgtcatacaatataaataaaaatttataaagttgATATATCAAATCTAAAGtaagattattttattattgagaaAGTTTATGTTAACGTAGTATttcttctgtttcaaaatataaataaaaattaattaaataaaaatttaaagtgttatcttaaaaaaaaaaaaaagtttaccCATGTATATGTAGTGTCcacctaaaaataatttttcattttccatGAAAAGTTGTAGCTACCAAATATTGAGGTATTAAGATAGTTCAATAGAAATATGTAAATAAGAGTAAACATGTTAACATTACCATAAATATTCCAACATTAATTTCGTATTGTTGGTTAAACGGAGCTGAATAAGGTTGTAAGGTACTACCAAGCGCCATTTCTGAGCTTATTTGCACAAAACCTTGACAAGTAACATCAAAACATCCTGTAGTCTTGTATGAATCTTTCTGCATCACAATCAACAAACCAAAAATCAACGTTGAACTCTATATAAAACAACTACTCCCTCTTTTCCTAATTATTAATGTTAATTTGAAAAAACGAATAAAAACTTACGGTCCAATAGGCGAACAAACGAGTATCTGTATCACCGTATAATTTTGGATTAACCTAAGTCATAAATATATTGAGCATATTAGTCATGAGTACTCATATGTATAAAATCATATATGGATTAATCATGTGTTTATAACTAAGAAAGAACTAACCACCCAGCCAGCTTCGATGCTTTCAAACTCACGACCATTGCCAGTCTTAAGCCATATTTGAGCAGTAGTGAAATCTTCTGGCCGTTCAACCTTTGGATTCCATACATTAATATTTGCCGTTGCGCCTATATAATTGTATCCTAATGTCACAAGATGTGCATCCTGCACGATCGCACCAAcatatatcatttatatataatattaatattaatcaaatgaatGATGAATTTTATTATGTGCACGTGTATAAAACATATACCGAGCGATTATTGAAATAACTAGCATCGGCATCAAGGCTAGAGAAGTTTAAGTTTGTGGTTGTTGAATTGAAAAATGGTTCAATGGGTTTTTGTCCAAAGCGATCAAGTGAAGAAACTCTCAACAAATCTTCCTTAAGAATTCTCCTAATAGGGACAGTTCCTTCCGGACAACTTCCACTTTTTTGCCATGTTTGAAACACATCACTGCTTGCGTTCAAACTATTTTCCCTGCTTGGACTTTCGGATTTAAGAAGAAAATCAGGTACTCTCTGCATAGTcatgaaatttatatattatattacacCATGATTGTAGTATAATAACATAGAATCTCACATTGTTCtagtaattaataataataacataccTGAATAGTGTGATTTTTTAATGCTGGATGGTCAAAAGCTGGTTGTTTGTAGATGTTGATACAATCAATAATATCTCCATTTTCACTCTACAACAACAAATTCttagaatttttattaaatgcaataattcaaaatattcctAAGTTCCAATAactttttaaatcaattaatcactaaaaatttgaattagtCCACATAAAATAGGGTTTATTTACTTTAAagaattacttttattttaaattaaaattataccaatatatatatatatatatatatatatatttaaatgattgtCAGAAGAGTAATTTAGTAAATATTATTGAATCTTATAAACGGGAATTTTAGTCTGAAATTTTTTCTAAGATTCCATGCGTACGTGGAAATCTTATTCGGTACATGTTTatacaattatttcaaaaactttttctatatttaatgaaaaattatttagataataTCTTTATATAAAACGTTTACTGTTATGGAAAAATATGTAACATTCAAAATGGTTTTTTTAACGAGCCCTTCGGAGCATTTGTTATAGATTTTCtgtaaaataattacttttaaaagttTGCATATAGttgttgtagttttttttttaaaaaaaaaagagtttaattgttatattgatgtgtaaaaaaatttagaatcaATTATTGAGATGACTTTAtaagtaattttgataaaagtcaaatatctCAATACTGACGATATAAAAACTctttaaattctaaaataataaatataaaataacttctcattttcttaaaaatctctaaattataaaaatactctctaaattatgaaatataattaaaaatatttttacataatatttaaCTAACAAACAAatccataattatttataattaataatgaacttatttataattaaaaaaaattgttccatAATTATtgacatttcaatttttaaggtgaattaattatatattcaattgtaatatttttttaaaatgcgTTGTTTTGATTATATTATGCGTCATAttatgttaattaaaaaaaattactaacataacaaaaatattgactttggatgtttaaaaaaaaaaagtcaataagTTTAGAGCACTAGAAGATGTCAATGTAGGTAAAAATGGGATGGGGAGTTATGGAATTGCATACCCTAATGGATTTCACTGCAGGCTTATTGAGGAGCTTTAATTTGGCTTCGATTTCTCTTTCAAAATGTGATGATGCTTTTGcttcaactttcaattcaaGTATGATACACAATGTGAACACCCAAAGCAACAACATTGCAACATTGTATTTCCACATTGCACCTTGATTTCTTCTCTTCCTTTCTCCTTCAATAAACTTGTAGACATTAAGATGAATagcacatatatttatataagaagATTGCGATGGAAAAAAtgacaatattttatttcactcttattatttttttactaaagggATATCAATGTATTTATTGTGACATTTATATTTGTAGattattttaatctaaatttaattgtttatttatttatttattgtttgtaTGGtaacaaaatcatttaaatttattcattgttttttttatatttttataaatggaaTCATAAGGTTTTGGATTTgacatataatatttattcattgttTTACTCCTTCCTTTTCAAtataaaactcattttatattttttttaatttgactgtcaccaatttattaatttgtatttaCAAGACACAAATATATTCGTATAATAATGGCTAGATACTATTCGAAATATAGAAAACCTATATTCAACAAATATTGTACTacatttatgaaaaataataaaaatctctAATAACAAAcagttatatttttaaatccttcaaattattattattttaattaatattcaaaaaCTAATGAATAATGGACAAATcaaaagtatataaaatatcttaaaatataggctaaattgcattcgtggtcctttaacttaatttcagttaatattttagttatttatcttttttttttttttgagttggtcatttattttaagtgacaatttgatattttatgttttaaaatatcaataatgttgtcttttgttttacaaaaattcaaaaaaatcatcaaaattttcaaacaacccataaaattcattattatcttcaaaaaaatacaaatttaatcaaattcataacttaaatctttaaataaattcatatttttattctttatttgatattgttgatgaaaatataagtttatttgaatatttaagttatgcatttgataaaatttgcattatactaaagataattattaattttacgagttttatttgaaaattttgataatttttttgaaattttttttaaaaaaaataacattattgacaatttaaacataaaatatcaaattatcacttaaaattaaaatatacaaccaaatcaaaaaaaaaactaaaacgttaactaaaattagattaataacctaaaatataatatgttcacATAAGAATGTCtattctattaaaatttaaaaaacacacattctacaattattttactatatttgtgaaaaagaagaaaaagtttataataacaaataattaaaactttaaattctttaaattatttatgataaacaaaatatttctctaaaaaaatgtagttttctTCTATCCCCTCTAAAAGCACTCTTAACGAGACACTTAGGTCACCATGGTTGGTTGTTAGGTATTAGTGCTTTTGTATCCTATCCCTTTAACCATTGTATAATCAGCctataaactataaataaagGCTCTCACCCTGTTTATCCCATTGTGGCATTGTAGGGTTCTAGTTGTATCATTTGctttcaatcaataaaaatcAAGGACAAATAATGTCATTTTGCTTTTGAATTCTATCAAGGAACCTACCAGTATTCGATGAAACATTTACCAGACATTCAATTTTATGTGCACAAAAGGACAACTCACTATAAGATAATAGAACAGACAGCATTAGTGCAGACATACGGCTCTTCTAACAAAATATCAAGAATGAATTTCTGAACAAGAACAAGAGTAAAACTAAGCAGTTTAGATCCTAGCAACAGTCATTTCAACAGGGTAAAAATAGTgattatgatatatatttttcttgctGTTCTTGAAGTAGCTTGGCTGATGATTTGGCATCCAAATAAAGCGAACAAATTTCCTCAAGATCCGCCTACAAATTTCAAACCAATAGTACATCATTTAGTCAAAAGGGAATTTGTAAACAAATTGCTTCAAGAACCGAAGATTCAATCCATAATTACCTTGCAGATGTTGTCTCGTCCATTTATCTTGGCAACAACACTAGCAGGTGATAAAAGCTGAACAGCATGCCTGACAAGCAACACGTGTAAGTATCATAGGAAAGGAAAACATTGGATAACATGCAATCTAGAATCCACACCTTAGTGACGTCCGTTGTCCAATCTCCCCAAGGAAAGCTAAACTTTCCTCGTCAACAACCAGTTCCTCCACTTGAGCTCGGATAGCTAAAATCTATATAAACAAGAAGCATGTGTGTTAGTACATCCAAAATGAGCAAGTTTGACATATTGAAAGGTTATTTGAAAGAAAGTTGAAGGCCATTTACTTGTATTATTTCAGCCGGACCATAGGTTTGTGTTCGAATGATCACCAATCGATCCAATAAGTCAACAGGTATGCCGTGAGGACTGGTCATATCAGTCCCTCTGTAAAGAGCAGTCAATTTTAGACTCAAATTTAagcatgataaaaataattaaaatgggaTCATATCAATCTAACTACTAACTAATATGATCTCATTTTTGTGTAAAGGAACTTCTATTCCTCAACAAATCATGAAAACAGAGACATGGTCCATTAAGATATTGCAAAATCAAGTGTCTTCTAGGTCATGCATAGACCACCCAAGAAGACTAATCAACTTAACACACCAAACATGATGAGCTACAATACAagtaatcatatttatttatgtagttTCTCCAAATTTTCAACCTCAACAAAACTTTATAAGCAATTTTAGTTTAATCATACCTTACGGTGCATATTCCTCTATTTGTGGCAAAGATTACTATTGGAGATAGGGAGCTCTCTAAAGCACGATTAAGATAGGAAAAACATTCCATATCAAGCATATGCACC from Cicer arietinum cultivar CDC Frontier isolate Library 1 chromosome 5, Cicar.CDCFrontier_v2.0, whole genome shotgun sequence carries:
- the LOC101508365 gene encoding protein neprosin-like: MWKYNVAMLLLWVFTLCIILELKVEAKASSHFEREIEAKLKLLNKPAVKSIRSENGDIIDCINIYKQPAFDHPALKNHTIQRVPDFLLKSESPSRENSLNASSDVFQTWQKSGSCPEGTVPIRRILKEDLLRVSSLDRFGQKPIEPFFNSTTTNLNFSSLDADASYFNNRSDAHLVTLGYNYIGATANINVWNPKVERPEDFTTAQIWLKTGNGREFESIEAGWVVNPKLYGDTDTRLFAYWTKDSYKTTGCFDVTCQGFVQISSEMALGSTLQPYSAPFNQQYEINVGIFMDNGGNWWLRVKDRIMVGYWPAELLGNLRHSATLVQWGGQVFSYAVKTDPPHTGTQMGSGDEANGRFGFACYMTNVRIKDYSKSLKYPEYVHTYAAEPYCYNALNDVQYGKDPVLYFGGPGRHPPYCL